In the Ctenopharyngodon idella isolate HZGC_01 chromosome 21, HZGC01, whole genome shotgun sequence genome, CCACCTTCATTTCAAAACAtaagttaaaaacaaacattttccaaAATTTCCATACTCTGTACGAAGCCTGCAGATTTACAGTTAATTTATGATGTCTGCAAAGTGGTAAAGGATACACATGGTTGCAGGAGAGTCTGTAGGTGTTCTCAATGATCCCCTCTTCACTCACATCCACAAGGATTGGCTGACCACAGACAGCACAGATGCTGTCCGACAGGTGTTTAGTGGGCATTCCAGATGCACTGTAAAACTGACACATCAGATCTGTACATTAGGGTTCATACACTCTTTGACCAATGAATTTCCATGCCTTTTCCAGTAGCTCATGATTACtacataagatttttttttttatataattttgttgAGCTTGTCCTGAAAAAGTAATTCATAGccaatgaaataatgaaataaaaaattaatataatgataatttcaataaaataattatagcCTCACTTTGAAAACACTAGAATTTAAGGATGCTTTCACAGAGGTTTTGCTGCAGACTGCAGAGCTTGGCTCAATTTGGTTAGTGTAAGCAGCTTTTTAAATGGTTTGCAACTGGTGTGACAGCAATCGGGCGAGATGCTAGATGCAAAAGTAAATTGCTGCTGATAACATATGGGCATGACAGCCAAGAGCTGTTGTGTGTGTTAAGATTTCATAGTAAAACTAAAAGAAGGGAGTTAAAGAAAATGAACGCTGGCAGTTTTATAGGCACGTTAAGGGGATGGAATCAAACTTGAAATCAGACCAAGCAATACAAGagaaaaagtgtgaaaacagcCTGTGAGTGCTCAGATAAGCCAATGTGTCAAAAACAGGTAAAAGCAACATGATGTTTATCCACTGATTCAAGCACTTACCCCAACTGTAGATGCCATAAAATCTGCACACATCTCTGCAAAATCCCGACCGAGTACACCATAGTACAGGCCGTAAAAAAGAAGCGACACACCAAAGTCCATGGCATCTTCTGGCTTTATTCTAAGAGCATAAAGGGAGGTGACATAAGACTCAGCATAAATTATTAGCTCTTAAGGCAAAAAAGAGATTGAAAATggtgaaaaacatttaaaaatggccTGTAGATAGAGTCTGAtgtttataaaaacataatgttATAGTCAGATATCCTGATGATTCAGTGTTTAAACATGAAGCTTAATAACTCACCTAAATATAAGATTGATGCCAAAGAGGGTGAACATAACTACAGTATAGCCCACAATGCCCGTAGTGTAGCTGATCTTATACAAAAGGAGGAACCATTTATAAACAAGCCTGTGTGGAGAGAGAGACAACAGAGTAAACTCACCAAGATGTGAATCTCACCAAGAAATGTCTGGGTcctatttcaccccaaaaatcaaaagataaaataaatgcaaaaatacacCCACTGTCATTTACCTcgtatcattccaaacctgtatgattttattgtagaggaaaaataaataaataaataaataaataaacaaataaaatgcctATGGCTAGATCAGGAGAGTAAAGGCTGAAATTAagtgttgttttatgttttttaaatgaagggaaagacctgttaatgtttaatgttcagagTTCAGAGCTTCtgttatgtttaatttttaatagttaccattgtgctgaagagtagagcttATGGTTAGGTTGTAGATGGCTGCATGCACAAAAACTACGATCAATGAGCAATAGCTTTACTAATGCCAGTGCAGTAACAAGTATCTTTCCACTTGTGCTGTGCTAGTTGCAGACAGGCTTTAATTGTACAACAATTGTCTTTTTCATTCAGTCAAAATCACAGActtgaatatattgtaatttaCTTAATATGTTTGAACTGAAATAActaaaaacattgattaaaaggaatagttcacccaaaaatttactcaccctcaagccatcctaggtgtatatgacattcttctttcagccatACACAACCggatttatattaaataatatcctttCCCATGTTTTCCCAAGTAATCCATAAGACTCCAGTGAGTTAATAAATGCATTCTGAAgtaaagcaatgggtttttgtcaGGAAAAAATCCATATCTAAAACTTCaaaaactataatcactggcttccggcaacgGCCAATCAACCTCAACCTCAGTGAGAGGCGTCATTTGACGTCACTTCCAAGATGCCCGCAAGTCTGCTTCCAATGAGCATAAACGTAAAAACAAACTATAACATTAGCCATTAAGTCTATGTAATAATACTTCATTTTTGCTTTTCGTCAGTTGTTTTCAAAGAacttatgttgtttttattctgtttttgccATAATTGACATAACACTATATATGCTCTCATTGTGTCATGGCGACATCATGTGGTCAACATGTGAACGTGACGTCTGACTGCCTAGAACTCACTGAGGTCTGAAGTGGAAAATTTAATTTGGGATATTCCCACGTCCAAACTTGTCTGGAATGCAgcataagcttaggtgagaTTTGACGAATGAAGAAGTGCAGatgatagagcaaaacaaacgCTGATCACGAATTAGAAATCTAAAATGAGAagtcttaaagaaaaatgtGGGAGGATTTCAATACAAGAAAAGAGGAGCTACGTcatacgtcgggtcagaggtcacccttccaCTGGAACTCGAACACAAACCCATCGCTTTgtttcagaaggcatttattaacccactggagtcgtatggattacttttatgatggatggatgagcttttttcttttcaatgccattacaaaaTTGGgaaggatattatttaatataattacgattgtgttcagctgaaagaagaaagtcatatacacctaggatggctagagggtgagtaaattgtgggataattttcatttttgggtgaactattcctttaagttcaactaaaaatatatgtttaaattcaAGATATACAGGGTCATTTTCCCCATGAGTTTGCcttatatacataattatatagTTTAGCAATATCACCCAAGCAAGAGTGCTGTTTTTTTGTGACTATCAATTGCAAATGTCATAATACAGATCAATAAACATTAAGTTAACATTGTTATATGTCACACTGTTGCATTTAATGaggattcatttaaatgaatcgcatgaatgaatgactcattGAGACTgacttgttgccacctactggagatttaagtttcataactaaagtattgtttcattttaaaaaaataatttcataatgaaatattcaattaaaaaaaaattacatctcatagcattattaatgtaattataaatgcagtgtaaatgcatgcAAGCCACCTCTGAGCTGTATTAAAGTCTGTAAATACATCTAAATGTCACTTCAGCTGCAGCATACTGTACGTGCCACCTATGTAatgcaaagatggattttgttgatattGATTTCATTTGACTGGTAAGTGTATTATTATTCCAATTGAATTTATGCAACAAATTTGATTAAACATAATTTATATCTGATGATGGTTAATAAATCTTTCGTCTTCtgcactttattcctttatcattcatggtgttcatttagtagttgtgttagttactcttgtttatcttttgttaataaaaaaattattttattgtacttgtgtcttccttgtgaTAACCAATGTTTCAGATAAATCAGCTGACCAACTCCCTCCGCTTTACTTTAATTCTAAATGATTGAACAGCCTCCAGTTGGGAGTGTTCTCATACTGCCAGTGTCAAGGTAAAAGACCTTGATTGGTGCCCCAAACTAAGAAAGGGGGAAGGTGGTCATCTGAtgtactcataaccacaccttaagtGACGTGTGATCCAAAAATCACAACTTCAGCAGTGACATGAGTACCAATCGCTCCATTACTTAGCATCCTTGGATGGGCGAAAGTAAAATCACTACATCCATGACAGGCCTAAACCAGCCAAGGTAactgcacaaaaacacactcaggAAAATATTGTCTAATTATTGTTATCGTCAAAATCACAGAAAATACTAAGATACCATTTTTATCAATACTGCACACCCCTACTTCAAACAATTTATACAAGAACCAAACATGGACACAGAAAGTCAAATACAACTAAACAGGGTTAGTCCCATGGCATGATGGTAAAGCTATTTTTGGTTACCTCGGAGTGGTGCAGTCCAGTGGTTTGCGGGTAGCGCGAAAACTGATGAACGCCGTGACAACAGAGAAGATGAACCATGTCACCAGAAACCTCCACCAGTGCAGCTTAGTGGTGAAGTACAGAGGAACGACCCACATTTGGAAGAGGGTTACCaacttgggaaaaaaaaaaaaaaagaacacttgtaaatcgactgaaaattacaaccaaaagctgcacaatgtggcatcttatattatattccgagttgtgttgagataaaaatagcaataggacAGTGTCAGTAGCTCAACCATTTGACGTTAtgcactgtgcacctaaacaCAATGGCGCTGCCCATTTTCCAAATCGGTCCAATATGTGATGGAtcttttaaataacgtaaatctttcatgggttttctactacatatttcagtaagagacatcatttacgttatattaagccatacaagtcttaacaccagggaTTCCCTTTAAGTGACTGCATATCAAGTGATTTTCTCTAGATTTGAAGCAggaatttgtttgtttgtttgtttatttgtgcatGCCACCCCAATGAAATCACTGGATCTTATCTGGCCAACCCTAAAAACAACTTGATTCTAGCTGATACAAGAAGTAagcaaataaaactaaaaatataataaataaaaataaacataagaaGCCTAACATTTAAGTTTTTTgtaagtgcacatgaagtgaaaaacagaagaaaacatATGGCATTTGGGTAACATTTAGCAAGTTTTAAATCTAGGACCTCTGACATTTTCACAAACACATTGGTTGACCAAAAATGTGTCATGCATGTTATTgctttcgttttttttttttttttttgctgtagttAGACGCCAAGCACCAAAGGTGCATATGCACCTGCTGTATTCGTTAGTCATCGTCGTCATTTTCTTCTTGAAGAGTCTACTGGTGTATTTCCACTGTGTGGAACAACtcgcttcaaagtgggtgggattatagactgatcatTATAGTTGCGCCGCCTTTACTGCCGTGGATCTGCTCTTCGGCTATCAACAAGTCTGCACCTCATCTACTGACtacgatacagccatttcttttttcaagttgcgtgcGACGGTTGTATAAAGCAAGTCGTTTAAAAAAATTGTGCGAACAAATGGtactgcggtggctgttactgactacTTAAATCTAGAGGGTTTGGTGTCttgtgtttcaaatccaatgatgCTGGTCGTgatgattctctctgaccaatcagtgatctgcagtgtttacatgtcacatttagtatcggtTCAGCATgcttggaacctcaaccgaGGTGGTACCATTTAAGCGAGCCATACTGTTCCGTACCGAGCCatcccatgcagtggaaaagcgccaaaaaGTGTTCCGTACCGAGCTGTACCGTTTTCAActcttcaaaatgttttagaccctgtttacacctgtatttagaaTTGTCCACTTGTCCAATCGActaaatgcatcttaataccaggtgtaaacagggccttagtgtCTGGTAGGCATAGCAagtttaagttgtttttttaagctGACACTGGGTTGAGAGCGCTGACGCTATTGTTTGACTTACTGGTTTGTTCGTGAGATAATACAACTGATGGTATTTGAGTGCTTGAAAATACTCGACTTTTGGTGGAGGCACAAAGAATGGGATTGAGTTATTTTAGAGGAGACGAGAGAGTTTTGTGCTTGTGAGTTAGGTTGAACAATCACTAGGTTCTGCTACAAAATGGCTACTGATTTAGACTTATTTATGAAGTATCCTAGTGAGAAATTGTTTAAACAACTAACAAGAGAACAGTTGCTGGAGGTGGCAGCTAAGTATGAAATACATTTAACCACCAAAGATGAAGTCTAAGGAGAATGTTGCATTAATTGTTAAAGCAGCTCTGATTGAGTTGGAGGCGCATGATATTGATAAACCTTTGTTTTTGGGGATTATGATAGGGCTGTTCTATTACTGCTTTAACACTCTCTTGAGCAATAAAAAGAGCTAATGCCCTTACAGATAGAAAAGATAAATTGAATAGCATAATTAAGACTCATAAATTGGAGGTCAAGGCCTTATGTTTTCAGTTAACTGGTGAGGGTAAGATGGAGGACAGTTCAAGTGACTGAACCagttctgttaaaaaaaaaaaaaaaaaaaaaaaaaaaaaaaaaaagagtgggaTGTGGCCCATAATATTAAGCTTTTACCCAAATGTAGTGAGTGATTTTGACAGTTTTCGGTTTGTTAGAACATTTCGCACATGATAATGGCCAGATATTGAACAAACACTATTGTTACAGTGTGTGCCAAGAGTTAAGGCACAAAAGGCCTATTCTTCTTTAAGTGTTAAGGATAGCCAGAACTATAAAAAGGTTAAAGAGCTTGTTAAGAGCTTGTGAGTTAGTACCAGAGAAATTTAGCAATATGCAAAAACCTGAAGACCtatagtgagaaaaaaaaaaagaagttagaTCACTGGTGTACTGCCAGAGGTGTAATTAGTCATGAAAATCTTCATGATTTGCTTGTTAGAACAGTTTAAAAGTATTTTGACTTAGCATTTTTCTGACCAATTattccttcaagtggactatattagtggagtaatgtagggaatagtgaatgagggtatagggggcaattTCAAAGATGTTAAGTTTGGGGAAGATTGGACATTGCATgtttgagttacaacaacttcctgtttcatggcattAATAGCATGCATTAACACTTAGttaagtgttgctagcatgttttaacatgtttagCATTCATATTTTAAGTATGTTAGAGATCCAAGTGGACAAACAAGATACCCTGAAGGATGCTGTTCCTTTGTTGTTCTAATCATATGGACTATTTGGTTACAGACACTTTCAGTTGATTGCGTATGAGGCACAGTCACAGTATAATTGTATTGACTAAAGATAACTGAAAtacacaatttttaaaatgcagtcaATCTGCTATTTTATTCAAACTGTTAATCCTGGTCGGAAGCTTCCGTAAATATTTAGCTTATACATAGTTAAATTTCAATTCAAGGTTAATGGTGCAGCGCAAATAAATGTAGTAGTGCACAAGTTAGTGCCCTTTCACATCAAAACTAGGCTAAGT is a window encoding:
- the rnf121 gene encoding RING finger protein 121 isoform X2; translation: MHAKHKGHEAMHAEMVLILIVTLVIAQLVLVQWKQRHPKSYNLVTLFQMWVVPLYFTTKLHWWRFLVTWFIFSVVTAFISFRATRKPLDCTTPRLVYKWFLLLYKISYTTGIVGYTVVMFTLFGINLIFRIKPEDAMDFGVSLLFYGLYYGVLGRDFAEMCADFMASTVGFYSASGMPTKHLSDSICAVCGQPILVDVSEEGIIENTYRLSCNHVFHEFCIRGWCIVGKKQTCPYCKEKVDLKRMFSNPWERPHVMYGQLLDWLRYLVAWQPVIIGLVQGINYLLGLE
- the rnf121 gene encoding RING finger protein 121 isoform X1; the protein is MAGVFEVEVDGVEHDHGHGHRDDASQIDLSQLSPEEKWRLEHAKMHAKHKGHEAMHAEMVLILIVTLVIAQLVLVQWKQRHPKSYNLVTLFQMWVVPLYFTTKLHWWRFLVTWFIFSVVTAFISFRATRKPLDCTTPRLVYKWFLLLYKISYTTGIVGYTVVMFTLFGINLIFRIKPEDAMDFGVSLLFYGLYYGVLGRDFAEMCADFMASTVGFYSASGMPTKHLSDSICAVCGQPILVDVSEEGIIENTYRLSCNHVFHEFCIRGWCIVGKKQTCPYCKEKVDLKRMFSNPWERPHVMYGQLLDWLRYLVAWQPVIIGLVQGINYLLGLE